One Cellulomonas sp. Y8 DNA segment encodes these proteins:
- a CDS encoding glycoside hydrolase family 26 protein, translating into MSDAPITPSGKHWWAPTMGRMTVRARVATAVIVLALVAVTAVVWNLPTVSSIVNAQADEPTAAELALQQRNAELEGQLQSSRAQADALREVLGDEQAARKKGEESAAQNQAQREAEAAAAAEADQKATSGSSRSGSSKSSGSSSRSGRGGTAAAAGSGAANPSTPRPDNPSTPAAPTRPTAPSKAALVNPTSRYFGMYTEQAPFNWATFDDAADEVGRQQSMVGFFGGWDEAYRANAVTRAWQRGMLPMLTWESRPIASGNDVVDEPDYTLPKIIAGDFDAYLTQYAKDIASTGLPLAIRLDHEMNGVWYPWAEQTGSGAPINGNGVGDYVKMWQHVHDVFEANGANQYVIWVWAPNIVNNLPAANQSTDFLRALYPGDAYVDWVGVSGYQRPPYKSDNDATFGYTFDRTLNQLREITDKKILLAEVGASEVGGTKPAWVKSFFEGFDPGRNDDVIGFAWFNLAVTTYVDGQLATNDWRVDSRANSLEAFRTGLAGTARNFGGTVLATAPAATAAAPAAEEPAAAAAPAPTASPSPAPTAGPAPTASPSPAPSPSPSATASPTPTPAATP; encoded by the coding sequence ATGTCTGACGCACCGATCACGCCCAGCGGCAAGCACTGGTGGGCCCCGACGATGGGCCGGATGACCGTCCGCGCCCGCGTCGCGACCGCCGTCATCGTGCTGGCCCTCGTGGCCGTCACCGCCGTCGTGTGGAACCTGCCGACGGTCTCCTCGATCGTCAACGCCCAGGCCGACGAGCCGACCGCCGCCGAGCTCGCGCTCCAGCAGCGGAACGCCGAGCTCGAGGGCCAGCTCCAGTCCAGCCGCGCGCAGGCCGACGCCCTGCGCGAGGTCCTCGGCGACGAGCAGGCCGCGCGCAAGAAGGGCGAGGAGTCCGCCGCGCAGAACCAGGCGCAGCGCGAGGCCGAGGCCGCCGCGGCGGCCGAGGCGGACCAGAAGGCGACCTCCGGGTCGTCGAGGTCGGGCTCCTCGAAGTCGTCCGGCTCCTCGTCCCGGTCGGGCCGTGGCGGCACGGCGGCGGCGGCCGGCTCCGGCGCGGCGAACCCCAGCACCCCGCGCCCGGACAACCCGAGCACCCCCGCCGCGCCCACCAGGCCGACCGCCCCGAGCAAGGCGGCGCTGGTGAACCCGACCAGCCGCTACTTCGGCATGTACACCGAGCAGGCCCCGTTCAACTGGGCCACGTTCGACGACGCGGCGGACGAGGTGGGCCGCCAGCAGTCGATGGTCGGCTTCTTCGGCGGCTGGGACGAGGCCTACCGCGCCAACGCGGTGACCCGGGCCTGGCAGCGCGGCATGCTCCCGATGCTCACCTGGGAGTCCCGGCCGATCGCGTCCGGCAACGACGTGGTCGACGAGCCGGACTACACCCTGCCGAAGATCATCGCCGGCGACTTCGACGCCTACCTCACCCAGTACGCGAAGGACATCGCGTCGACCGGGCTGCCGCTCGCCATCCGCCTGGACCACGAGATGAACGGCGTCTGGTACCCGTGGGCCGAGCAGACCGGCTCGGGCGCCCCCATCAACGGCAACGGCGTCGGCGACTACGTGAAGATGTGGCAGCACGTCCACGACGTCTTCGAGGCGAACGGCGCGAACCAGTACGTCATCTGGGTGTGGGCGCCGAACATCGTCAACAACCTGCCGGCCGCCAACCAGAGCACCGACTTCCTGCGGGCGCTCTACCCCGGCGACGCGTACGTGGACTGGGTCGGCGTCTCCGGCTACCAGCGGCCCCCGTACAAGTCGGACAACGACGCGACCTTCGGGTACACGTTCGACCGGACGCTGAACCAGCTCCGGGAGATCACGGACAAGAAGATCCTGCTCGCCGAGGTCGGCGCGTCCGAGGTCGGCGGCACCAAGCCCGCCTGGGTGAAGTCGTTCTTCGAGGGCTTCGACCCCGGCCGCAACGACGACGTGATCGGGTTCGCCTGGTTCAACCTCGCGGTGACGACCTACGTCGACGGGCAGCTCGCCACGAACGACTGGCGGGTGGACTCCCGGGCCAACAGCCTCGAGGCATTCCGCACCGGGCTGGCCGGCACCGCGCGCAACTTCGGCGGGACGGTGCTGGCCACCGCACCGGCCGCGACCGCCGCGGCGCCGGCGGCGGAGGAGCCCGCGGCCGCCGCCGCACCCGCTCCGACCGCGTCGCCGTCCCCGGCACCGACCGCCGGCCCGGCGCCGACCGCCTCGCCGAGCCCCGCGCCGTCGCCGTCGCCCAGCGCGACCGCCTCGCCCACCCCGACCCCGGCGGCGACCCCGTGA
- a CDS encoding VOC family protein, giving the protein MTVRDTPWPEGTPCWAELAVPDLELGRQFYGALLGWEFAVGPEETGFYSEALVGGRRAAALNGYRPAADAPVAWLPFLATPDAAGTADRAAALGATVLAGPMDVMAFGAMAVLADPAGAAVALWQAGTSLGAEVVDEPGAIAWAEHMSADPTAARAFYPAVFDYALQDISEPGFDYTTLLLDGEPVAGIGGGWDRAEWCLYVRVADTDAVVAAATRLGGGVHLPAEDSPYGRVASITGPFGERLGLMGPSSGEEAAAAGA; this is encoded by the coding sequence ATGACCGTGCGCGACACGCCCTGGCCCGAGGGGACGCCCTGCTGGGCGGAGCTGGCCGTCCCGGACCTCGAGCTCGGCCGGCAGTTCTACGGCGCGCTGCTCGGCTGGGAGTTCGCGGTCGGGCCGGAGGAGACCGGCTTCTACTCCGAGGCCCTGGTCGGCGGGCGGCGCGCCGCGGCGCTCAACGGCTACCGGCCGGCCGCCGACGCCCCGGTCGCCTGGCTGCCGTTCCTCGCCACGCCCGACGCTGCCGGCACCGCCGACCGGGCCGCCGCCCTCGGGGCCACCGTGCTCGCCGGGCCGATGGACGTGATGGCGTTCGGGGCGATGGCCGTGCTGGCCGACCCCGCCGGCGCGGCGGTGGCGCTGTGGCAGGCCGGCACCTCCCTGGGCGCCGAGGTCGTCGACGAGCCCGGCGCGATCGCCTGGGCCGAGCACATGTCCGCCGACCCGACCGCCGCCCGGGCCTTCTACCCCGCGGTCTTCGACTACGCGCTGCAGGACATCAGCGAGCCGGGCTTCGACTACACGACGCTGCTGCTCGACGGGGAGCCGGTGGCCGGGATCGGCGGCGGCTGGGACCGCGCCGAGTGGTGCCTCTACGTGCGGGTCGCGGACACGGACGCGGTCGTCGCGGCGGCCACCCGGCTCGGCGGCGGGGTGCACCTCCCGGCGGAGGACTCGCCCTACGGGCGGGTCGCGTCGATCACCGGGCCGTTCGGGGAGCGGCTGGGGCTGATGGGGCCGAGCTCCGGCGAGGAGGCGGCGGCCGCCGGGGCCTGA
- the trmB gene encoding tRNA (guanosine(46)-N7)-methyltransferase TrmB yields MPDPDDRPAPPTADAGAAGGAAAADARPGDAFQHAPNTHGDPIRTFHPRRAALGERRTDALDRLWPRYGFSVHDPALGLPPTTPDGALDAARLFGRAAPLVLEIGSGMGDATAAMAAADPARDYLAVEAHLPGIANLLVLVEEQGLTNVRVAHGDALDLVRRTVAPDSLDAVHVFFPDPWPKARHHKRRIIAPDHVALLRSRLRLGGTLHCATDWAEYAEQMLEVVDADPGLTNPHGGFAPRPAHRPVTKFERRGEQAGRPSHDVIATRTA; encoded by the coding sequence GTGCCCGACCCGGACGACCGCCCCGCCCCCCCGACCGCCGACGCCGGCGCAGCCGGGGGTGCCGCCGCCGCGGACGCGCGGCCCGGCGACGCGTTCCAGCACGCCCCGAACACCCACGGCGACCCCATCCGCACCTTCCACCCGCGCCGCGCCGCGCTGGGCGAGCGCCGGACCGACGCGCTCGACCGGCTGTGGCCCCGGTACGGCTTCTCGGTGCACGACCCGGCGCTCGGCCTCCCGCCGACGACCCCCGACGGCGCCCTGGACGCGGCCCGGCTGTTCGGCCGCGCCGCCCCGCTCGTGCTGGAGATCGGCTCCGGCATGGGCGACGCCACCGCGGCGATGGCCGCCGCCGACCCCGCCCGGGACTACCTCGCCGTCGAGGCGCACCTGCCCGGCATCGCGAACCTGCTGGTGCTGGTCGAGGAGCAGGGCCTCACCAACGTCCGGGTCGCGCACGGGGACGCCCTCGACCTGGTGCGCCGGACCGTCGCCCCCGACTCGCTCGACGCCGTGCACGTGTTCTTCCCCGACCCGTGGCCGAAGGCGCGGCACCACAAGCGCCGGATCATCGCGCCGGACCACGTCGCCCTGCTGCGCAGCCGGCTGCGGCTCGGCGGCACGCTGCACTGCGCGACGGACTGGGCGGAGTACGCCGAGCAGATGCTCGAGGTCGTCGACGCCGACCCGGGGCTGACCAACCCGCACGGCGGCTTCGCGCCGCGCCCGGCGCACCGCCCGGTCACCAAGTTCGAGCGCCGCGGCGAGCAGGCGGGCCGCCCGTCCCACGACGTCATCGCCACCCGCACCGCCTGA
- the cydC gene encoding thiol reductant ABC exporter subunit CydC, with product MSAATQPRPATPAGAPAPATPEVPLTRAAISRRLVRFGRPVLPPLAASLVCRVVGQLLGIALLGVSAWGVARVAQDPDAAIAPVVWTLVALSLVKGVLRYLEQFTGHAVAFRALAMLRVDFYDRLAPQSPAGVLSRRTGDLVNRATKDVDRVEVFFAHTLVPAVSAVVVPVVVLVVLAAGYDPVLALVLLPFLLLVGAVVPGWGRTPSAAAATRVRAARGRLAQLVTESLQGVREVLAFGAAGRRRAEARDVAAEVDAGLAGLATWTARRRAANSVLLVGAVVTVALVGAARVGSGALDWPSYAVAVVLALAVFTPVLAVEDVAPDLEQAFAAARRIWRITDAAPATTSPADPVPLPDGPLDIRFEGVGFTYPAPDLDPDDPAAATLGSVERRPVLTGLDLHVPAGSTTAVVGSSGSGKSTLVNLLTRAWDPDAGRVLLGGVDVRDVSLEDLRRHVAVVGQSTYLFNDTLAANLRLAAPDATDAELEAACRRAALHDAVLAMPDGYETRVGEMGERLSGGQRQRVAIARALLLDAPVLVLDEATSQLDVATEAEIQDALAEAAKGRTVLVIAHRPGAVRTADRVLRIENLARA from the coding sequence GTGAGCGCCGCCACGCAGCCCCGCCCCGCGACGCCGGCCGGGGCACCCGCCCCCGCCACGCCCGAGGTCCCCCTGACCCGGGCCGCCATCTCCCGCCGCCTGGTGCGGTTCGGCCGACCCGTCCTGCCGCCGCTCGCCGCGTCGCTCGTGTGCCGCGTGGTCGGCCAGCTGCTCGGCATCGCGCTGCTCGGCGTCTCCGCGTGGGGCGTCGCGCGAGTCGCGCAGGACCCCGACGCGGCGATCGCGCCCGTCGTGTGGACCCTCGTCGCGCTGTCGCTGGTCAAGGGGGTGCTGCGCTACCTGGAGCAGTTCACCGGGCACGCCGTCGCGTTCCGCGCGCTCGCCATGCTCCGCGTCGACTTCTACGACCGGCTCGCCCCGCAGTCGCCCGCCGGGGTGCTGTCCCGGCGCACCGGGGACCTGGTGAACCGCGCGACCAAGGACGTGGACCGCGTCGAGGTGTTCTTCGCGCACACCCTGGTGCCGGCGGTCAGCGCCGTCGTCGTGCCGGTGGTCGTGCTGGTGGTGCTCGCGGCCGGCTACGACCCGGTGCTCGCGCTGGTGCTGCTGCCGTTCCTGCTGCTCGTCGGCGCGGTGGTCCCCGGCTGGGGCCGCACCCCGAGCGCCGCGGCCGCGACCCGGGTCCGCGCCGCGCGCGGCCGGCTGGCCCAGCTGGTGACGGAGTCGCTGCAAGGCGTCCGCGAGGTGCTGGCGTTCGGCGCCGCCGGTCGCCGCCGCGCCGAGGCCCGGGACGTGGCCGCCGAGGTCGACGCCGGGCTCGCCGGCCTCGCGACCTGGACCGCGCGCCGCCGGGCCGCGAACTCGGTGCTCCTGGTCGGAGCGGTCGTGACCGTGGCGCTGGTCGGCGCCGCCCGCGTCGGGTCCGGCGCGCTGGACTGGCCGTCGTACGCGGTGGCGGTCGTGCTCGCGCTGGCGGTGTTCACCCCGGTGCTCGCCGTCGAGGATGTCGCGCCTGACCTCGAGCAGGCCTTCGCCGCGGCCCGCCGCATCTGGCGGATCACCGACGCCGCCCCCGCGACGACGTCTCCCGCCGACCCGGTGCCGCTGCCCGACGGGCCGCTCGACATCCGGTTCGAGGGCGTGGGCTTCACCTACCCGGCACCCGACCTCGACCCCGACGACCCGGCCGCCGCGACGCTGGGCTCCGTCGAGCGCCGGCCCGTGCTCACGGGGCTGGACCTGCACGTCCCGGCCGGGAGCACGACCGCCGTCGTCGGCTCGTCGGGCTCGGGCAAGTCGACGCTGGTGAACCTGCTGACCCGCGCCTGGGACCCGGACGCCGGGCGGGTGCTGCTCGGCGGGGTCGACGTGCGGGACGTGTCGCTCGAGGACCTGCGGCGGCACGTCGCCGTCGTCGGCCAGAGCACGTACCTGTTCAACGACACGCTCGCGGCGAACCTCCGGCTCGCCGCGCCGGACGCCACCGACGCCGAGCTGGAGGCCGCCTGCCGGCGCGCCGCCCTGCACGACGCGGTGCTGGCGATGCCGGACGGGTACGAGACCCGGGTCGGCGAGATGGGGGAGCGGCTGTCCGGCGGGCAGCGGCAGCGGGTCGCGATCGCGCGGGCGCTGCTGCTGGACGCGCCGGTGCTCGTGCTCGACGAGGCGACCAGCCAGCTCGACGTCGCGACCGAGGCCGAGATCCAGGACGCCCTGGCCGAGGCGGCGAAGGGGCGGACGGTCCTGGTCATCGCGCACCGCCCGGGCGCCGTCCGCACGGCCGACCGGGTCCTCCGCATCGAGAACCTCGCGCGCGCCTGA
- a CDS encoding ABC transporter ATP-binding protein/permease, translating into MTAPHPGSSAGTPARPGGERPPGSAPGGRPDGAARPANGRPGGGHPGGRPAGGHPGAPGGGHPGRPGGAPLGPPQVPTPPLSRRTSLLPAALTWGVAAGTTAVYLALGAVLDGARTGAGVPVGALVAIVLGVVALAAAAFAGPRLSLGAVGRREVERRDVLLDQMFRLGVAFRTQERSGRFVSTATDGVERVASYEVTFKFPIIASMTVPVIALVALGAAVDWVVAGWLALALPAIPLLVNGFQKLFRSVSVQYRMTARRFSAQFLDAIQGLPTSTAFNRAATKGAELARSAEQLRRMVMRLLAGNQVVLLVIDASFSLAMVAAAAGLAMARLREGAITPGQAVAVVLVSTVLLEPLDRVGQFFYVGMGGRAAVREIDTVLAQPATAGDAPGVREPVTSTFHVNPREADAVGDGRPEAVALDHVSFAYPGGRPVLDDVSFAVPRGGRVALIGPSGSGKSTVAALVQAHLRPGSGVVRVGGHDATTVPVDWVRAQTAVVAQTTYLFTGTLADNLRLAARDAHDDRLWHALAEANLADDVRRFPDRLATRVGERGLSLSGGQAQRLAVARALLKDAPVLLLDEPTSQVDAASESALVEALDRAGEGRTVVVVAHRLSTVRGADEVLVLAEGRIVEQGPPDRLGSIDSYYARALDLSGVVAGPLTEQEARP; encoded by the coding sequence ATGACCGCCCCGCACCCCGGCAGCTCCGCCGGCACCCCCGCCCGGCCCGGCGGGGAGCGTCCCCCCGGCAGCGCGCCGGGCGGCCGACCGGACGGGGCGGCCCGTCCCGCGAACGGGCGCCCGGGCGGAGGGCACCCCGGCGGTCGTCCCGCCGGCGGTCACCCCGGTGCACCCGGCGGCGGCCACCCGGGTCGCCCCGGTGGCGCGCCCCTCGGCCCGCCCCAGGTCCCGACGCCCCCGCTGTCCCGCCGGACCAGCCTGCTGCCCGCCGCGCTGACCTGGGGCGTCGCGGCCGGCACCACCGCCGTCTATCTCGCGCTCGGTGCGGTCCTCGACGGCGCCCGTACCGGCGCCGGCGTCCCGGTCGGCGCCCTGGTCGCGATCGTCCTCGGCGTCGTCGCCCTCGCGGCCGCGGCCTTCGCGGGCCCGCGGCTGAGCCTGGGCGCGGTCGGCCGCCGCGAGGTCGAGCGCCGCGACGTGCTGCTCGACCAGATGTTCCGGCTGGGCGTCGCGTTCCGGACCCAGGAGCGGTCGGGCCGGTTCGTCTCGACGGCCACCGACGGCGTCGAGCGAGTCGCCTCCTACGAGGTCACCTTCAAGTTCCCGATCATCGCCTCGATGACGGTCCCGGTGATCGCGCTCGTCGCGCTCGGCGCGGCCGTCGACTGGGTGGTGGCCGGCTGGCTGGCGCTCGCGCTGCCCGCCATCCCGCTGCTGGTCAACGGGTTCCAGAAGCTGTTCCGCAGCGTGTCCGTGCAGTACCGGATGACCGCGCGCCGGTTCTCCGCCCAGTTCCTCGACGCGATCCAGGGGTTGCCGACGTCGACGGCGTTCAACCGGGCGGCGACCAAGGGCGCGGAGCTCGCGCGCAGCGCGGAGCAGCTGCGCCGGATGGTCATGCGCCTCCTGGCGGGCAACCAGGTGGTGCTGCTCGTCATCGACGCCTCGTTCTCGCTGGCGATGGTCGCCGCCGCCGCCGGCCTCGCGATGGCGCGGCTCCGGGAGGGCGCGATCACCCCCGGGCAGGCGGTCGCGGTCGTCCTGGTGTCGACCGTGCTGCTCGAGCCGCTGGACCGGGTCGGTCAGTTCTTCTACGTCGGCATGGGGGGCCGCGCGGCCGTGCGGGAGATCGACACGGTGCTCGCGCAGCCGGCGACGGCCGGGGATGCGCCGGGCGTCCGCGAGCCGGTGACCAGCACGTTCCACGTGAATCCTCGCGAGGCCGACGCGGTGGGTGATGGCCGTCCCGAGGCGGTGGCGCTCGACCACGTGTCCTTCGCCTACCCCGGCGGCCGCCCCGTGCTCGACGACGTGTCGTTCGCCGTGCCCCGCGGCGGGCGGGTCGCGCTCATCGGGCCGTCCGGCTCCGGCAAGAGCACCGTCGCCGCGCTCGTCCAGGCGCACCTGCGCCCGGGGTCCGGCGTCGTCCGGGTCGGCGGCCACGACGCCACCACGGTCCCGGTCGACTGGGTCCGCGCGCAGACCGCGGTGGTCGCGCAGACCACCTACCTGTTCACCGGCACGCTGGCGGACAACCTGCGGCTCGCCGCGCGCGACGCCCACGACGACCGGCTGTGGCACGCGCTCGCGGAGGCGAACCTCGCCGACGACGTGCGCCGGTTCCCCGACCGACTGGCGACCCGGGTCGGCGAGCGCGGGCTGTCGCTGTCCGGCGGCCAGGCCCAGCGGCTCGCCGTCGCCCGCGCGCTGCTCAAGGACGCGCCCGTGCTGCTCCTCGACGAGCCGACGAGCCAGGTGGACGCCGCCTCGGAGTCGGCGCTGGTCGAGGCGCTCGACCGGGCCGGTGAGGGCCGCACGGTGGTCGTGGTCGCGCACCGGCTCAGCACGGTCCGCGGCGCGGACGAGGTGCTGGTGCTCGCCGAGGGCCGCATCGTCGAGCAGGGCCCGCCCGACCGGCTCGGCAGCATCGACTCGTACTACGCCCGCGCGCTGGACCTGTCCGGCGTCGTCGCGGGCCCGCTCACCGAGCAGGAGGCCCGCCCGTGA
- a CDS encoding HtaA domain-containing protein — MHRGTRTRAWRAVTGALVALVVGAGSALVATPAVAAPTPTLTVSPTTGLDPDGATITITGRDFDPAFTQGPMVAGMYAQIGWLADTWRPSQGASAGARSNAYRVAVEDTPTGGEYVQWTDDDGDGLVDFTWTQTITKAALDAVEIEGGQLAVFTVGGKGVVQAGNEVAVPIAFAEPVTEEPGTGEPGTGEPGTGEPGTEEPGTGEPGTEEPTAPAEPTLTVTPTTGLDPEGATLTITGSGYDTSALGLYGPNAGQPAGFYAQVGWLASTWRPSEGAAASARTNAYSAWVQGVSETSPYLKWTLAADGTAGFTWTVTVDKETLDAKALAGGTLAVFTTGAGGTTQAGNERAVPIAFAAAGGETPGGENPGGGEGGETPGTPGTPGGGTPAPSCVAITGATFSWGVRESFRSYITSPIASGSISTTGVSGTGPWTWSAGTGRVDADGLATSTWSGGVRFTGHEGALDLTFASPEVRVTGATTASLLMSVSSGTAVATRVEVATLDLAGGTAGSTASTVAWSGVPATLTAAGSTAFAGFYPAGAPLDPVSFTLPLGAATDCGTPTVPTTPTVPTTPTLPGGDAEPAPVREVQGLNASGAVTAGGELTLTANGFGAGEGGIRLELHSDPVLLATLTADASGTVAATFTIPASTPAGAHTLVLIGAGQTLEFPITVQAAAPTCVARAVSGASFTWGVRDSFRSYVTGPIASGSISASGVSGSGPWTWSGGTGRYNTAGDVGSASWSGGVQFTGHAGQLDLTFSNPTVRVTSGSSATLTMTVASPSGSSRVALATLDLSAGSESSGASQVAWSGVPATLTQAGATVFQGFYSAGAALDPVSFTLPLGAEVECDAASGSLATTGAEPGDAVGYAVALLLFGALLTAAAYRRRQRSAALAA, encoded by the coding sequence ACACCTGGCGCCCGTCGCAGGGGGCGTCGGCCGGCGCGCGGTCCAACGCCTACCGCGTCGCGGTCGAGGACACCCCGACCGGCGGCGAGTACGTGCAGTGGACGGACGACGACGGCGACGGCCTGGTGGACTTCACCTGGACCCAGACGATCACGAAGGCCGCGCTGGACGCCGTGGAGATCGAGGGCGGGCAGCTCGCGGTGTTCACCGTCGGCGGCAAGGGCGTGGTGCAGGCGGGCAACGAGGTCGCCGTGCCGATCGCGTTCGCGGAGCCGGTGACCGAGGAGCCGGGCACGGGTGAGCCGGGGACCGGGGAGCCGGGCACGGGTGAGCCCGGCACCGAGGAGCCGGGCACAGGCGAGCCCGGCACCGAGGAGCCGACGGCCCCGGCCGAGCCGACGCTGACCGTCACGCCGACGACGGGCCTGGACCCCGAGGGTGCGACCCTGACGATCACCGGCTCCGGCTACGACACCAGCGCGCTCGGCCTCTACGGCCCGAACGCGGGCCAGCCCGCCGGGTTCTACGCGCAGGTCGGCTGGCTGGCGAGCACCTGGCGCCCGTCGGAGGGGGCGGCCGCGTCGGCGCGCACGAACGCGTACTCGGCGTGGGTGCAGGGCGTCAGCGAGACGAGCCCCTACCTGAAGTGGACGCTGGCCGCCGACGGCACCGCGGGCTTCACCTGGACCGTCACGGTCGACAAGGAGACGCTGGACGCGAAGGCGCTCGCGGGCGGCACGCTCGCGGTCTTCACCACCGGCGCCGGCGGCACCACCCAGGCGGGCAACGAGCGCGCGGTCCCGATCGCCTTCGCGGCGGCGGGCGGCGAGACGCCCGGTGGCGAGAACCCGGGCGGCGGCGAGGGCGGCGAGACGCCCGGTACCCCCGGCACCCCCGGCGGCGGGACCCCGGCGCCCTCCTGCGTCGCGATCACCGGCGCCACCTTCTCCTGGGGCGTCCGCGAGTCGTTCCGCTCCTACATCACGAGCCCGATCGCGAGCGGCTCGATCAGCACCACCGGCGTGTCCGGCACCGGCCCGTGGACCTGGTCCGCCGGCACGGGCCGGGTCGACGCCGACGGCCTGGCGACGTCCACGTGGTCGGGCGGCGTCCGGTTCACCGGCCACGAGGGCGCGCTCGACCTCACGTTCGCGAGCCCCGAGGTGCGGGTCACCGGCGCCACCACGGCGTCGCTGCTGATGTCGGTCTCCTCCGGCACGGCCGTCGCCACCCGCGTCGAGGTCGCCACGCTCGACCTGGCGGGCGGCACCGCGGGCTCGACGGCCTCGACGGTCGCCTGGTCCGGCGTCCCCGCGACGCTGACCGCCGCGGGGAGCACGGCGTTCGCCGGCTTCTACCCGGCCGGCGCGCCGCTCGACCCGGTGTCGTTCACGCTGCCGCTCGGCGCGGCCACGGACTGCGGCACGCCGACGGTCCCGACCACCCCCACGGTCCCGACGACGCCGACCCTGCCCGGTGGCGACGCCGAGCCGGCGCCGGTGCGCGAGGTCCAGGGCCTGAACGCGTCGGGCGCGGTCACCGCGGGCGGCGAGCTCACCCTGACGGCGAACGGGTTCGGCGCGGGCGAGGGCGGCATCCGCCTCGAGCTGCACTCCGACCCGGTCCTGCTGGCGACGCTCACGGCCGACGCCTCCGGCACGGTCGCGGCGACGTTCACCATCCCGGCGTCCACGCCGGCGGGGGCGCACACGCTCGTGCTGATCGGCGCGGGCCAGACCCTCGAGTTCCCGATCACCGTCCAGGCCGCGGCGCCGACGTGCGTGGCCCGGGCCGTGTCCGGGGCGTCGTTCACCTGGGGCGTGCGGGACTCGTTCCGCAGCTACGTCACCGGGCCGATCGCGAGCGGGTCGATCAGCGCCTCCGGCGTCTCGGGCTCCGGCCCGTGGACCTGGTCCGGCGGCACCGGCCGGTACAACACCGCCGGCGACGTCGGCTCGGCCTCCTGGTCGGGCGGCGTGCAGTTCACCGGGCACGCGGGCCAGCTGGACCTGACGTTCTCGAACCCGACGGTCCGCGTCACGAGCGGCTCGTCCGCGACCCTGACGATGACCGTGGCGAGCCCGTCCGGCTCGTCCCGCGTGGCGCTCGCCACGCTGGACCTGTCCGCCGGCTCGGAGTCCTCGGGCGCCTCGCAGGTGGCGTGGTCCGGGGTCCCGGCGACGCTGACCCAGGCCGGCGCGACCGTGTTCCAGGGGTTCTACTCCGCCGGCGCGGCGCTCGACCCGGTGTCGTTCACGCTGCCGCTCGGCGCGGAGGTCGAGTGCGACGCCGCGTCCGGCAGCCTGGCCACCACGGGCGCCGAGCCCGGCGACGCGGTCGGCTACGCCGTCGCGCTGCTGCTGTTCGGCGCGCTCCTGACGGCGGCGGCGTACCGTCGCCGGCAGCGCTCGGCCGCGCTCGCGGCCTGA